The Lysinibacter cavernae genome has a window encoding:
- a CDS encoding putative B6 ABC transporter ATP-binding protein: protein MSEARPSDRQGSASAVPALELRGISKAFPGVIANDHVSFSVSPGEVRCLLGENGAGKSTIVSIVAGMQQPDAGGILVDGVEVRLASPQDALRNGIGVVYQHSTLIPAFSVLENLMLTEDASSRGIVLDRSGARRRFAELSQLLGISVDVNAKAGDLGLGQQQQVEIVRALWRGSRILVLDEPTSMLTPQGIADLETTINRLAAEGIAIVLITHKLREVIAVGSSVTVLRAGKSVLSYSREELTRNDSSAGIADVQPEIVSAMFGEEMTAPQTDTRPRPGGDVDDRTATATLKLNSDPVLELRGVSTTSATVDGRITDIDVSLHAGEIMGIAGIDGNGQRGLAEVIAGQRQPAAGSLVLEGEDITSVGVRGRQRRGLRYVTDDRTGEGSVGGLSVALNLVLKRIGERPFWKRGVIQRGQIDAEARQLVRDFDIRTPSINARAATLSGGNLQKLLLARELAHSPRVLIVSKPTYGLDTHTVDRVRALLKGFVDGGGAILLLSADLDELVQLAHRIGVLEGGRLVAVVKNDGDDVAAAVGSIMAGGAG from the coding sequence CCCAAGTGATCGTCAGGGGTCTGCATCCGCCGTGCCTGCGCTTGAACTGCGCGGCATTTCCAAAGCGTTTCCCGGCGTGATCGCGAACGACCACGTCTCGTTCTCCGTTTCTCCGGGAGAGGTGCGTTGTCTTCTCGGTGAGAACGGGGCAGGCAAATCAACGATTGTGAGCATCGTCGCTGGTATGCAGCAGCCGGATGCGGGGGGCATCCTTGTGGATGGGGTTGAGGTCAGGTTGGCGTCGCCACAGGACGCGCTCAGAAACGGTATTGGGGTGGTCTATCAACACTCAACACTGATCCCTGCCTTTTCGGTGCTTGAGAACCTGATGTTGACGGAAGACGCATCTTCTCGCGGAATCGTGCTCGACCGCTCCGGTGCGCGGCGAAGGTTTGCCGAGCTCAGCCAACTGCTCGGCATTTCTGTTGACGTGAACGCGAAAGCTGGTGACCTTGGGCTTGGACAGCAGCAGCAGGTTGAAATTGTGCGCGCCCTCTGGCGTGGCTCTCGCATCCTGGTTCTTGATGAGCCGACATCCATGCTGACTCCGCAGGGAATCGCAGACCTCGAGACGACAATCAACCGGCTTGCCGCCGAGGGCATCGCGATCGTGTTGATCACACATAAGCTTCGCGAGGTCATTGCTGTCGGTAGTTCTGTAACCGTCTTGCGTGCCGGTAAATCGGTGTTGAGTTATTCGCGCGAAGAACTGACAAGAAACGATAGCTCGGCTGGTATCGCCGATGTTCAGCCCGAGATTGTGTCGGCCATGTTTGGCGAGGAAATGACTGCGCCTCAGACGGACACCCGCCCCAGGCCAGGCGGTGACGTGGATGACAGGACGGCGACGGCCACACTGAAGTTGAATTCAGACCCAGTACTTGAACTCCGAGGCGTTAGCACTACTTCCGCCACCGTTGACGGCCGAATCACAGACATCGACGTGTCGTTGCACGCGGGCGAAATTATGGGAATCGCAGGCATCGACGGCAACGGTCAGCGAGGTCTTGCCGAGGTCATCGCTGGGCAGCGTCAGCCTGCGGCGGGTTCGCTCGTTCTTGAGGGTGAGGACATCACCTCGGTTGGAGTGCGCGGACGGCAGCGGAGAGGCCTTCGATACGTGACGGATGACCGCACGGGCGAGGGATCCGTTGGTGGTCTCAGCGTTGCGCTCAATTTGGTGCTCAAGCGTATTGGTGAGCGGCCATTCTGGAAGCGGGGCGTCATTCAACGAGGGCAGATCGATGCCGAGGCACGGCAGCTCGTTCGTGATTTTGATATTCGCACGCCGAGTATAAATGCGCGGGCGGCAACGCTCTCAGGTGGCAACTTGCAGAAGCTCCTGCTTGCGCGCGAGCTCGCTCACAGCCCTCGCGTGCTGATCGTGAGCAAACCGACGTACGGCTTGGACACGCATACGGTCGATCGAGTCAGGGCGCTGCTGAAAGGGTTTGTTGACGGGGGAGGCGCCATCCTTCTGCTTTCTGCCGACCTTGATGAACTCGTGCAGCTCGCTCACCGTATTGGGGTTCTTGAGGGCGGCCGGCTCGTCGCCGTGGTCAAGAATGACGGCGACGATGTAGCGGCCGCCGTTGGCTCAATCATGGCGGGGGGAGCCGGATGA